The Glycine max cultivar Williams 82 chromosome 12, Glycine_max_v4.0, whole genome shotgun sequence genome window below encodes:
- the LOC100802071 gene encoding HVA22-like protein k isoform X4, giving the protein MASPELGLRLLLSPVTSDLLLRTACCSIGLALPVYSTFKAIENNDPYEQQRCLLYWAAYGSFSAAEMFAEKLLSWIPLYYHMKFAFLVWLQLPTLDGARQLYSSHLRPFLLKHQARMDLIVEFVYGAMPLRWLGISFIQLGGSQMALNPKRGRFQNQKKINTCFFFSLQQ; this is encoded by the exons ATGGCTTCACCGGAG CTTGGGTTGAGACTGCTCCTTTCACCCGTTACTTCCGACCTTCTTCTCCGCACAGCATG CTGTTCTATAGGGCTTGCGCTTCCCGTATATTCCACGTTTAAAGCTATTGAGAACAATGACCCATATGAGCAACAAAGGTGCCTATTGTATTGGGCag CTTATGGATCTTTTAGTGCTGCAGAAATGTTTGCTGAAAAATTACTTTCCTG GATTCCACTCTATTATCACatgaagtttgcatttcttgtttGGCTACAGCTTCCCACTCTTGAT GGTGCAAGACAACTGTATTCTAGTCACTTGCGTCCATTCCTGTTGAAGCATCAAGCTAGAATGGATCTGATTGTTGAATTTGTGTATGGTGCAATG CCACTCAGATGGTTAGGAATCTCATTCATCCAGTTGGGAGGGAGTCAAATGGCATTGAACCCCAAAAGAGGCAGGTTTCAGAATCAGAAGAAGAttaatacatgtttttttttctcattacaACAATAA
- the LOC100802071 gene encoding HVA22-like protein k isoform X3 yields the protein MASPEVLGLRLLLSPVTSDLLLRTACCSIGLALPVYSTFKAIENNDPYEQQRCLLYWAAYGSFSAAEMFAEKLLSWIPLYYHMKFAFLVWLQLPTLDGARQLYSSHLRPFLLKHQARMDLIVEFVYGAMPLRWLGISFIQLGGSQMALNPKRGRFQNQKKINTCFFFSLQQ from the exons ATGGCTTCACCGGAGGTG CTTGGGTTGAGACTGCTCCTTTCACCCGTTACTTCCGACCTTCTTCTCCGCACAGCATG CTGTTCTATAGGGCTTGCGCTTCCCGTATATTCCACGTTTAAAGCTATTGAGAACAATGACCCATATGAGCAACAAAGGTGCCTATTGTATTGGGCag CTTATGGATCTTTTAGTGCTGCAGAAATGTTTGCTGAAAAATTACTTTCCTG GATTCCACTCTATTATCACatgaagtttgcatttcttgtttGGCTACAGCTTCCCACTCTTGAT GGTGCAAGACAACTGTATTCTAGTCACTTGCGTCCATTCCTGTTGAAGCATCAAGCTAGAATGGATCTGATTGTTGAATTTGTGTATGGTGCAATG CCACTCAGATGGTTAGGAATCTCATTCATCCAGTTGGGAGGGAGTCAAATGGCATTGAACCCCAAAAGAGGCAGGTTTCAGAATCAGAAGAAGAttaatacatgtttttttttctcattacaACAATAA
- the LOC100802071 gene encoding HVA22-like protein k isoform X2, whose product MASPELGLRLLLSPVTSDLLLRTACCSIGLALPVYSTFKAIENNDPYEQQRCLLYWAAYGSFSAAEMFAEKLLSWIPLYYHMKFAFLVWLQLPTLDGARQLYSSHLRPFLLKHQARMDLIVEFVYGAMSKIISAYQPELEFARTLAVKFLMTATQMVRNLIHPVGRESNGIEPQKRQVSESEED is encoded by the exons ATGGCTTCACCGGAG CTTGGGTTGAGACTGCTCCTTTCACCCGTTACTTCCGACCTTCTTCTCCGCACAGCATG CTGTTCTATAGGGCTTGCGCTTCCCGTATATTCCACGTTTAAAGCTATTGAGAACAATGACCCATATGAGCAACAAAGGTGCCTATTGTATTGGGCag CTTATGGATCTTTTAGTGCTGCAGAAATGTTTGCTGAAAAATTACTTTCCTG GATTCCACTCTATTATCACatgaagtttgcatttcttgtttGGCTACAGCTTCCCACTCTTGAT GGTGCAAGACAACTGTATTCTAGTCACTTGCGTCCATTCCTGTTGAAGCATCAAGCTAGAATGGATCTGATTGTTGAATTTGTGTATGGTGCAATG AGTAAAATTATTAGTGCATACCAACCAGAATTAGAGTTTGCAAGAACTCTTGCAGTGAAATTTTTAATGACAG CCACTCAGATGGTTAGGAATCTCATTCATCCAGTTGGGAGGGAGTCAAATGGCATTGAACCCCAAAAGAGGCAGGTTTCAGAATCAGAAGAAGAttaa
- the LOC100802071 gene encoding HVA22-like protein k isoform X1: MASPEVLGLRLLLSPVTSDLLLRTACCSIGLALPVYSTFKAIENNDPYEQQRCLLYWAAYGSFSAAEMFAEKLLSWIPLYYHMKFAFLVWLQLPTLDGARQLYSSHLRPFLLKHQARMDLIVEFVYGAMSKIISAYQPELEFARTLAVKFLMTATQMVRNLIHPVGRESNGIEPQKRQVSESEED; encoded by the exons ATGGCTTCACCGGAGGTG CTTGGGTTGAGACTGCTCCTTTCACCCGTTACTTCCGACCTTCTTCTCCGCACAGCATG CTGTTCTATAGGGCTTGCGCTTCCCGTATATTCCACGTTTAAAGCTATTGAGAACAATGACCCATATGAGCAACAAAGGTGCCTATTGTATTGGGCag CTTATGGATCTTTTAGTGCTGCAGAAATGTTTGCTGAAAAATTACTTTCCTG GATTCCACTCTATTATCACatgaagtttgcatttcttgtttGGCTACAGCTTCCCACTCTTGAT GGTGCAAGACAACTGTATTCTAGTCACTTGCGTCCATTCCTGTTGAAGCATCAAGCTAGAATGGATCTGATTGTTGAATTTGTGTATGGTGCAATG AGTAAAATTATTAGTGCATACCAACCAGAATTAGAGTTTGCAAGAACTCTTGCAGTGAAATTTTTAATGACAG CCACTCAGATGGTTAGGAATCTCATTCATCCAGTTGGGAGGGAGTCAAATGGCATTGAACCCCAAAAGAGGCAGGTTTCAGAATCAGAAGAAGAttaa